A genomic segment from Salvia splendens isolate huo1 chromosome 13, SspV2, whole genome shotgun sequence encodes:
- the LOC121760461 gene encoding WD repeat-containing protein 70-like has translation MKLIHTKERELISLCVSDWINSFRNSNPRNSNRGGDVAALIGPPRPPAVLDEEDEDEDSRIGQPRPPPGAAGDDDDGLTIGPPRPPPGSTDSDEDKDEDADEEDEDPGYRVPMSNEIVLKGHTKGEQGLVFLRFKKEINGIYYMHIRCLSSGKSMTAMDLHWVSLSRKTDMYIRDLKNTKGHISGLTCGEWHPKDKQTILTSSEDGSLRIWDVNDFKSQKQMLVSLKDISRQTRLQPDLQPVEHVEILIGITILVYLPIKFPRPPQQDMASRHMNDV, from the exons ATGAAGCTGATACATACGAAGGAGCGAGAGCTCATTTCCCTTTGTGTTTCG GACTGGATAAACTCTTTCAGAAATTCAAACCCTAGAAATTCAAATAGGGGTGGCGATGTGGCTGCATTGATTGGACCTCCAAGGCCTCCTGCGGTTTTGGATGAGGAAGATGAGGACGAGGACTCTCGAATTGGGCAACCTAGGCCACCTCCTGGTGCAGCtggggatgatgatgatggacTGACGATTGGGCCACCTAGGCCGCCTCCAGGCTCTACAGATTCTGATGAAGATAAAGATGAAGATgctgatgaagaagatgaagatccTGGTTATCGAGTTCCAATGAGCAATGAAATTGTCTTGAAGGGGCATACAAAG GGAGAGCAAGGTTTGGTTTTCCTCAGATTTAAGAAAGAGATTAATGGCATATACTACATGCATATAAGGTGCCTCAGCTCAGGAAA ATCTATGACCGCGATGGACTTACATTGGGTGAGTTTGTCAAGGAAGACAGACATGTATATCCGTGATCTTAAGAATACCAAAGGCCACATATCTGGGTTGACATGTGGAGAATGGCACCCTAAGGACAAGCAGACTATCCTAACATCATCTGAGGATGGTTCACTGCGAATATGGGATGTAAATGACTTCAAAAGTCAAAAGCAG ATGTTGGTGAGCCTCAAAGACATCTCGAGGCAAACGAGGCTTCAACCGGACCTTCAACCCGTTGAGCATGTAGAAATACTCATTGGTATAACCATTCTTGTATACCTTCCTATCAAATTCCCACGGCCTCCCCAACAAGACATGGCAAGCCGTCATATGAATGATGTCTGA